One window of the Maledivibacter sp. genome contains the following:
- a CDS encoding butyryl-CoA:acetate CoA-transferase has product MNRIFMDEYKRKLVTADEAVKLVKSGDWVEYAATINSAHDFDEALSKRKDELWDVKIRCDIGGYHHFTAEVDPSGEHFVWSAWHTAGYDKKYIHKNLYHCPQKLHENPRMTRQDCIPTNIAVVMVTPMDKHGYFNFGASAVSSWAMMETAQTVILEVNENMPRCLGGFQESVHISQVDYVIESNNVPITTLPVAKPNDIDKKIASYILERMYDGNCIQLGIGGIPNAVGKMVAQSDLKDLGVHTEMYADAYVEMYKAGKITGARKNIDKYKQVYAFAMGTKEMYDFIDDNPGLAACPIDYTNAPWIISQIDDMVSINAAIEMDLFGQVCSESIGTRHVSGTGGQLDFVEGAYKSKGGQSFICLPSTIEVKGKKVSKIKPILTPGAIVTAPRSAVDMIVTEYGVAKLKGQNTWQRAEALINIAHPDFRDELVKEAETMHIWRKSNKKY; this is encoded by the coding sequence ATGAATAGAATATTTATGGATGAATATAAAAGAAAACTTGTGACAGCCGATGAAGCTGTAAAATTGGTTAAATCTGGAGATTGGGTAGAATATGCTGCTACTATTAATAGTGCCCATGACTTTGATGAGGCACTGTCTAAAAGAAAAGATGAACTCTGGGATGTTAAGATACGTTGCGATATAGGTGGTTATCATCATTTTACAGCTGAAGTTGATCCAAGTGGTGAACATTTTGTTTGGAGTGCATGGCATACGGCAGGATATGATAAAAAATATATACATAAAAATCTTTATCATTGCCCTCAAAAGCTTCACGAAAATCCTAGAATGACTCGTCAGGATTGCATTCCCACTAATATAGCTGTGGTAATGGTTACTCCTATGGATAAGCACGGCTATTTTAATTTCGGAGCGAGTGCTGTAAGTAGTTGGGCAATGATGGAAACTGCCCAGACTGTTATCTTAGAAGTTAACGAAAATATGCCCCGTTGTCTTGGCGGATTTCAGGAAAGTGTACATATTTCACAGGTGGATTATGTAATAGAAAGCAATAATGTTCCGATAACTACACTGCCAGTAGCAAAGCCAAATGATATCGATAAAAAAATTGCTTCCTATATTTTAGAACGTATGTATGATGGAAACTGTATACAGTTGGGTATAGGGGGTATTCCTAATGCTGTAGGTAAGATGGTAGCACAATCCGACTTAAAAGATTTAGGTGTTCATACTGAAATGTATGCTGATGCTTACGTAGAAATGTACAAAGCAGGTAAAATAACTGGAGCCCGTAAAAATATTGATAAATATAAACAGGTCTATGCTTTTGCCATGGGAACTAAGGAAATGTATGATTTTATCGATGATAATCCTGGACTGGCAGCATGCCCTATAGATTATACTAATGCTCCTTGGATAATAAGTCAGATAGACGATATGGTGTCCATAAATGCTGCTATTGAAATGGATTTATTCGGGCAGGTTTGCTCTGAGAGTATTGGTACCAGACATGTTAGTGGGACTGGCGGACAATTGGACTTTGTGGAAGGGGCTTATAAATCAAAGGGTGGACAGAGCTTTATTTGCCTGCCTTCAACTATTGAAGTCAAAGGTAAGAAGGTTTCAAAGATTAAGCCTATACTCACTCCAGGGGCAATAGTTACCGCTCCTAGGTCAGCTGTTGATATGATAGTAACAGAATACGGTGTAGCCAAGTTAAAGGGGCAAAATACTTGGCAGCGAGCTGAAGCACTAATAAACATTGCCCATCCTGATTTTCGTGATGAATTAGTTAAAGA